Proteins encoded within one genomic window of Panicum virgatum strain AP13 chromosome 1N, P.virgatum_v5, whole genome shotgun sequence:
- the LOC120653401 gene encoding protein DETOXIFICATION 16-like — MKPGSTAIAAAAFSSSDCPHVIAATETHGGAGGGEEEDKSSVLSEVKKQLRLACPLVAGCLLQYVVQMVSVMFVGHLGKVELAGAAVATSFAGVTGFSLLTGIACSLDTLCGQAFGAGQHHLLGVYKQRAMLVVTLVSVPVAATWVCAGELLARCGQDPEVAAAAGRYIRCLIPALFLFGPLQCHARFLQTQNAVVPVMLSSGAAAAAHPAVCWLLVRRLGLGSRGAALAEGASYLANLSFLALYVRQSPACKNTRAGFSPEALRGIPGFLKLAVPSAAMVGIGWWAFEILMLLSGLLPNPKLDAAVLSICFNTNSLAFMVATGLGAAVSTRVSNELGAGRPQAARLATRAVKFLALCIGVSEGLVVVLLRNIWGRAYSNDREVTKYTTRMMPLVAASIMLDCQQSSLSGVVRGCGEQKIGASVNLAAYYLVGIPAAAIFAFICHLEGMGLWLGLLCGLVVQIFLLLSITLRINWDKEALKANDRVSISTLPFDMTSRDSINQTN; from the exons ATGAAGCCCGGCTccaccgccattgccgccgctgcATTCTCGTCTTCTGACTGCCCCCACGTAATTGCCGCCACGGAGACTCACGGAGGAGCGGGAGGGGGTGAGGAGGAGGACAAGAGCTCAGTGCTGAGCGAGGTCAAGAAGCAGCTGCGCCTCGCCTGCCCGCTCGTCGCCGGATGCCTCCTGCAGTACGTCGTCCAGATGGTCTCCGTCATGTTCGTCGGACACCTCGGCAAGGTCGAgcttgccggcgccgccgtggccacctCCTTCGCCGGCGTCACCGGCTTCAGCCTGCTG ACAGGCATCGCATGCAGCCTGGACACGCTGTGCGGGCAGGCCTTCGGCGCGGGTCAGCACCACCTGCTCGGCGTCTACAAGCAGCGGGCAATGCTGGTGGTCACCCTGGTGAGCGTCCCGGTGGCGGCGACCTGGGtctgcgccggcgagctcctcgcgCGGTGCGGCCAGGACCCGGaggtcgccgcggccgcggggcgCTACATCCGGTGCCTCATCCCGGCGCTGTTCCTGTTCGGCCCACTGCAGTGCCACGCCCGGTTCCTGCAGACGCAGAACGCTGTCGTGCCGGTGATgctcagctccggcgccgccgccgcagcccaccCGGCCGTCTGCTGGCTGCTGGTGCGCAGGCTCGGCCTGGGTAGCCGCGGCGCCGCGCTAGCGGAGGGCGCCTCCTACCTGGCCAACCTGTCCTTCCTGGCGCTTTACGTCAGGCAGTCGCCGGCCTGCAAGAACACCCGGGCGGGGTTCTCCCCGGAGGCACTCCGCGGCATCCCCGGCTTCTTGAAACTCGCCGTGCCGTCCGCTGCCATGGTCGG CATAGGGTGGTGGGCGTTTGAGATCCTGATGCTGCTCTCCGGTCTTCTCCCGAACCCTAAGCTTGATGCGGCTGTGCTATCCATCTG CTTCAACACCAACTCCTTGGCGTTCATGGTCGCAACTGGACTTGGTGCTGCCGTAAG CACACGTGTTTCGAACGAGCTTGGCGCTGGGCGGCCACAGGCGGCCCGCCTGGCAACCAGGGCGGTCAAGTTCCTAGCGCTCTGCATAGGCGTGTCAGAAGGGCTtgtggtggtgctgctgcgcAACATCTGGGGGCGTGCTTACAGCAACGACAGGGAAGTAACCAAGTACACGACCAGAATGATGCCCCTTGTAGCAGCGTCCATCATGCTTGATTGCCAGCAGTCCTCACTTTCAG GTGTTGTCAGGGGCTGTGGTGAGCAGAAGATAGGTGCTTCCGTCAACCTTGCAGCCTATTATCTTGTTGGAATCCCCGCGGCAGCCATTTTCGCTTTTATCTGCCATCTTGAAGGAATG GGGCTTTGGTTAGGGCTGTTGTGTGGGCTGGTGGTGCAGATATTCTTGCTTCTATCCATTACATTGCGTATCAACTGGGACAAAGAA GCATTGAAGGCAAATGATCGAGTGTCTATTTCTACTCTTCCTTTTGACATGACATCAAGAGATTCCATTAACCAAACAAACTAA